A genomic stretch from Pseudomonas sp. MUP55 includes:
- the nudC gene encoding NAD(+) diphosphatase has protein sequence MTSGWITTTLLDNDATGGWAVARGRDGFLHDANGPLFPREWLKRQDLSVFAEHGIGHLDGEPVYLLEVDGAGQVPGCSWQGLRGFMLQGDHTLYKVLGYAAQIGTWAREHRFCGSCGQAMVQVPRERAMYCQACDLRSYPRISPSMIVLVTRGDEILLARSPRFVSGVYSTLAGFAEPGESAEDCLIREVREEVQVEVKNLQYMGSQCWPFPHSMMLGFHAEYASGDIVPQADEIEDAQWFSIHDLPPLPASRSIARYLIDLYVARRLGHAEPVLPG, from the coding sequence ATGACCTCAGGCTGGATTACCACAACGCTGCTGGACAACGACGCCACCGGCGGCTGGGCGGTTGCCCGCGGCCGCGATGGCTTTTTGCATGATGCCAACGGGCCGCTGTTCCCTCGGGAGTGGCTCAAGCGCCAGGACCTGTCGGTGTTCGCCGAACACGGCATCGGGCACCTCGATGGCGAGCCGGTGTACCTGCTGGAAGTCGACGGCGCAGGCCAAGTGCCCGGCTGCAGTTGGCAAGGCCTGCGCGGCTTTATGCTGCAAGGCGATCACACCCTGTACAAAGTGCTGGGCTACGCCGCGCAAATTGGTACTTGGGCACGCGAGCACCGGTTCTGCGGCAGTTGCGGCCAGGCCATGGTCCAGGTGCCACGGGAGCGGGCGATGTACTGCCAGGCGTGCGACCTGCGCAGTTACCCGCGGATTTCACCGAGCATGATCGTGCTGGTGACCCGAGGCGATGAAATTCTGCTGGCGCGTTCGCCACGGTTTGTCAGCGGGGTCTATAGCACCCTGGCCGGCTTTGCCGAGCCGGGTGAGTCGGCCGAAGACTGCCTGATCCGTGAAGTGCGCGAGGAAGTGCAGGTCGAGGTGAAGAACCTGCAGTACATGGGCAGCCAGTGCTGGCCGTTCCCCCATTCGATGATGCTGGGCTTTCATGCCGAGTATGCCAGTGGCGATATCGTGCCCCAGGCCGACGAGATCGAAGACGCGCAGTGGTTCAGCATCCACGACCTGCCGCCGTTGCCGGCATCACGCTCGATTGCGCGCTACCTGATCGACCTCTATGTGGCCCGTCGCCTAGGCCACGCTGAACCAGTGCTGCCAGGCTAA
- a CDS encoding crotonase/enoyl-CoA hydratase family protein: MSEYQAFVVELSGNVAHVQINRPEKINAMNAAFWSEIIDIFQWVDDTDAVRAVVLSGAGKHFSSGIDLMLLASVATELGKDVGRNARLLRRKILELQASFNAVDNCRKPVLAAIQGYCIGGAIDLISACDMRYAAEDAQFSIKEIDIGMAADVGTLQRLPRIVGDGMLRELAYTGRQFGAEEARSIGLVNRVFADQASLLAGVMAIAHEIAAKSPIAVTGTKAMISYMRDHTINDGLEYVATWNSAMLQSNDLRVAIAAHMSKQAPEFVD; the protein is encoded by the coding sequence ATGTCCGAATACCAAGCTTTCGTCGTCGAACTCAGCGGCAACGTTGCCCATGTGCAGATCAATCGTCCGGAAAAGATCAACGCGATGAACGCGGCGTTCTGGAGCGAAATCATCGACATCTTCCAGTGGGTCGACGACACCGATGCCGTGCGCGCGGTGGTGCTCAGCGGTGCCGGCAAGCACTTTTCCTCCGGCATCGACTTGATGCTGCTGGCCTCGGTGGCCACTGAGCTGGGCAAGGACGTGGGCCGCAATGCGCGCCTGCTGCGGCGCAAGATCCTCGAACTGCAAGCCTCGTTCAATGCGGTCGACAACTGCCGCAAGCCGGTTCTGGCGGCGATCCAGGGCTATTGCATCGGCGGCGCGATCGACCTGATCAGCGCCTGTGACATGCGCTACGCCGCCGAGGACGCGCAGTTCTCGATCAAGGAAATCGACATTGGCATGGCCGCCGACGTCGGCACCCTGCAACGCCTGCCGCGCATCGTCGGCGACGGTATGCTGCGTGAACTGGCCTACACCGGCCGACAGTTCGGCGCCGAAGAAGCGCGCAGCATCGGCCTGGTCAATCGGGTGTTTGCCGACCAGGCCAGCCTGTTGGCCGGCGTCATGGCCATTGCCCATGAAATCGCCGCCAAGTCGCCGATTGCCGTGACCGGCACCAAGGCCATGATCAGCTATATGCGCGACCACACCATCAATGATGGCCTGGAATACGTTGCCACCTGGAACTCGGCTATGTTGCAATCCAACGACTTGCGTGTGGCCATCGCGGCCCATATGAGCAAACAGGCTCCCGAATTCGTGGATTGA
- a CDS encoding UPF0149 family protein, producing MHAQPLTIAEFDLIEETLLKYGDDHSVLNVAELDGYFIALVSSPTQVDIAEWFPAIWGGQNPAWESAEEAGAFLDLCVRHLNTLAAQLAGDARGFKARFDEKEHQGQPVTLAEEWCFGYIRGAAIANWPPLPTELATQFEKISWCAEQDNFELPADLDVRAHQQRVGEIEPAARALHDYWLSKR from the coding sequence ATGCACGCCCAGCCTCTCACCATCGCCGAGTTCGACCTGATCGAAGAAACCCTGCTCAAGTACGGCGACGACCATTCGGTGCTCAACGTCGCCGAACTCGACGGCTACTTCATCGCGCTGGTGTCCAGCCCGACGCAGGTGGACATCGCCGAGTGGTTCCCGGCCATCTGGGGCGGGCAGAACCCGGCCTGGGAAAGCGCTGAGGAGGCCGGGGCGTTCCTGGACCTGTGCGTGCGCCACCTGAACACGCTGGCGGCGCAACTGGCCGGTGATGCCCGGGGTTTCAAGGCGCGCTTCGATGAGAAGGAACATCAGGGCCAACCCGTGACTCTCGCGGAAGAATGGTGTTTCGGCTACATCCGTGGCGCCGCCATCGCCAACTGGCCGCCATTGCCCACCGAACTGGCCACTCAGTTCGAGAAAATCTCCTGGTGCGCCGAGCAGGATAACTTCGAATTGCCGGCAGACCTGGATGTGCGGGCACACCAGCAACGGGTCGGCGAAATCGAACCGGCGGCGCGGGCGCTGCATGATTACTGGCTGAGCAAGCGCTAA
- the aroA gene encoding 3-phosphoshikimate 1-carboxyvinyltransferase, with the protein MSSQKTVTVTPPNFPLNGKVAPPGSKSITNRALLLAALAKGTSRLSGALKSDDTRHMSVALRQMGVTIDEPDDTTFVVTGQGKLQLPAQPLFLGNAGTAMRFLTAAVATVQGTVVLDGDDYMQKRPIGPLLATLGQNGIQVDSPTGCPPVTVHGVGKVQAKRFEIDGGLSSQYVSALLMLAACGEAPIEVALTGKDIGARGYVDLTLDCMRAFGAQVQAVDDTTWRVAPTGYTAHDYLIEPDASAATYLWAAEVLTGGRIDIGVAAQDFTQPDAKAQAVIAQFPNMQATVVGSQMQDAIPTLAVLAAFNNTPVRFTELANLRVKECDRVQALHDGLNEIRPGLATIEGDDLLVAADPALAGTACNALIDTHADHRIAMCFALAGLKISGIRIQDPDCVAKTYPGYWKALGSLGVALSY; encoded by the coding sequence TTGAGTTCGCAGAAAACCGTGACCGTTACACCGCCCAACTTTCCTCTCAATGGCAAGGTCGCGCCGCCCGGCTCCAAATCCATTACCAACCGCGCCCTGCTGCTGGCGGCCCTGGCCAAGGGCACCAGCCGCTTGAGCGGCGCGCTCAAGAGCGACGACACCCGTCATATGTCAGTAGCCCTGCGGCAGATGGGCGTGACCATCGACGAGCCGGACGACACCACCTTCGTGGTCACCGGCCAAGGCAAACTGCAATTGCCGGCGCAGCCGCTGTTCCTCGGCAATGCCGGCACCGCCATGCGCTTTCTCACCGCCGCCGTGGCCACCGTGCAGGGCACCGTGGTGCTGGACGGCGACGATTACATGCAAAAGCGTCCAATCGGGCCACTGCTCGCCACCCTCGGCCAGAATGGCATCCAGGTCGACAGCCCGACCGGCTGCCCACCGGTGACCGTGCACGGCGTGGGCAAGGTGCAGGCCAAGCGTTTCGAGATCGATGGCGGCTTGTCCAGCCAGTACGTCTCGGCGCTGCTGATGCTCGCGGCATGCGGCGAGGCTCCCATTGAAGTCGCCTTGACCGGCAAGGACATCGGCGCCCGTGGCTATGTGGACCTGACGCTGGACTGCATGCGCGCCTTCGGCGCCCAAGTGCAAGCCGTCGACGACACCACCTGGCGCGTGGCCCCCACCGGTTACACCGCCCATGATTACCTGATCGAACCCGATGCCTCCGCAGCCACCTACCTGTGGGCCGCCGAGGTATTGACCGGGGGCCGCATCGACATCGGTGTCGCCGCCCAGGACTTCACCCAGCCGGACGCCAAGGCCCAGGCGGTGATCGCCCAGTTCCCGAACATGCAGGCCACGGTGGTGGGCTCGCAGATGCAGGACGCCATTCCGACCCTGGCGGTGCTCGCCGCCTTCAACAATACCCCGGTGCGCTTCACGGAACTGGCCAACCTGCGGGTCAAGGAATGTGATCGCGTTCAGGCGCTGCACGACGGTCTCAACGAAATCCGTCCGGGCCTGGCGACCATCGAGGGCGACGATCTGCTGGTGGCAGCCGACCCGGCGCTGGCCGGCACGGCGTGCAACGCATTGATCGATACCCATGCCGACCACCGCATCGCCATGTGTTTTGCCCTGGCCGGGCTGAAGATCTCGGGCATTCGTATTCAAGACCCCGACTGCGTGGCCAAGACCTATCCGGGTTACTGGAAGGCCCTGGGCAGCCTGGGCGTCGCGCTCAGCTACTAA
- a CDS encoding NAD(P)H-dependent oxidoreductase: MHALIVVAHHDPQSLTRSVAEHVGAGLVACGHTFELGDLAAEGFDPRYCAADHRVHRNRETPPADVLAEQARIERADALVLVFPIYWWSMPALLKGWIDRVFVNGWAIDYGPDTPVTKKLRHLKVHLLALGGADASAFDRHGYAAAMRTQIDYGIFDYCGAQVLTSELLLESESETAQAHLHRARAVGQGLFERETVAG, from the coding sequence ATGCATGCACTCATCGTTGTCGCGCATCACGACCCGCAATCCCTTACCCGCAGCGTGGCCGAGCACGTCGGCGCCGGCCTGGTTGCCTGCGGCCACACGTTTGAACTGGGCGACCTGGCGGCCGAAGGCTTCGACCCTCGCTATTGCGCCGCCGATCACCGCGTACACCGAAACCGCGAAACGCCGCCAGCGGATGTGCTGGCCGAACAGGCACGCATCGAGCGCGCCGATGCCTTGGTATTGGTGTTTCCGATCTACTGGTGGTCAATGCCGGCGCTGCTCAAGGGCTGGATCGACCGCGTCTTTGTCAACGGCTGGGCAATCGACTACGGCCCAGATACGCCGGTGACCAAGAAGTTGCGCCACCTCAAAGTGCATCTGCTGGCCCTGGGCGGCGCGGATGCAAGCGCCTTCGACCGACACGGTTATGCCGCAGCCATGCGCACGCAGATCGATTACGGGATCTTTGACTACTGCGGAGCGCAGGTGCTGACCTCGGAGCTTTTGCTGGAGTCGGAAAGCGAGACTGCCCAGGCGCATCTGCACAGGGCCAGGGCGGTGGGGCAGGGCCTGTTCGAGCGCGAGACGGTTGCAGGATGA
- a CDS encoding TetR/AcrR family transcriptional regulator yields the protein MSSEHSPAPRRRLSREERLQQLLETAWQLVREEGTDALTLGRLAELAGVTKPVVYDHFVTRSGLLAALYEDFDGRQNQVFVDAIEASSATLEARAWVIAESYVDCVLLQGREIPGVTAALSGSPELEALKRKYEAIFLDKCRYALAPFAPGGRLSQAGLRAMLGAAEALSHAAANGEISREEAQQELLETILAMVRRGACGRDPAPDSSGSVN from the coding sequence ATGTCAAGCGAACACTCCCCTGCCCCACGTCGGCGCCTTTCCCGCGAGGAACGCCTGCAGCAATTATTGGAGACAGCCTGGCAACTGGTGCGCGAAGAAGGCACCGACGCCCTGACCCTGGGCCGTCTGGCGGAGCTGGCCGGGGTGACGAAACCGGTGGTCTACGACCATTTCGTCACCCGTTCGGGCTTGTTGGCCGCGCTGTACGAGGACTTCGACGGGCGCCAGAACCAAGTGTTTGTCGACGCCATCGAAGCCAGTAGCGCGACGCTTGAAGCGCGTGCGTGGGTGATCGCTGAGTCCTATGTGGATTGCGTGTTGCTGCAGGGTCGCGAAATTCCGGGGGTGACGGCGGCACTCAGTGGATCGCCGGAGCTGGAAGCCCTCAAGCGCAAGTACGAGGCGATTTTCCTCGACAAATGCCGCTACGCCCTTGCGCCCTTCGCACCAGGTGGCAGGCTTTCCCAAGCAGGGCTGCGCGCCATGCTGGGTGCGGCCGAGGCCTTGTCCCACGCAGCAGCCAACGGGGAAATCAGCCGCGAAGAAGCGCAGCAGGAATTGCTGGAAACCATCCTGGCGATGGTCAGGCGCGGTGCATGTGGGAGGGATCCTGCTCCCGATAGCAGTGGTTCAGTCAATTAA
- a CDS encoding GNAT family N-acetyltransferase, with amino-acid sequence MYSLTRYTTPCPEPVNSQILQLVVDNLTDISSVALASSNLLYNIYQYAIGYEVHLYLEALDGSKGIAVELVVAMQDETVVGFCLYLPVKDDPHACGVAFMAVHAGFRRQGVARAMLGDVLARYPHAELACAVEKVPAFEAMGFKVRGARGTQVLMNTRDYGTDGLMGVLDVAAIYSSLEVRQIHTYLLQKHGKRAMVDAEKQRDRHLDQLTRKVQRFVDARLG; translated from the coding sequence ATGTACAGCCTTACCCGCTACACCACGCCGTGCCCCGAGCCGGTCAACAGCCAGATCCTGCAGCTGGTGGTCGACAACCTCACCGACATCAGCAGCGTGGCGTTGGCGTCCAGCAACCTGCTCTACAACATTTATCAGTACGCCATCGGTTATGAGGTGCACCTGTACCTGGAGGCACTGGACGGATCGAAGGGCATCGCCGTTGAACTGGTGGTGGCGATGCAGGACGAGACAGTGGTTGGCTTCTGCCTGTATCTGCCGGTGAAGGATGACCCCCACGCCTGTGGCGTCGCATTCATGGCCGTGCACGCCGGTTTCAGGCGCCAGGGTGTGGCCCGGGCGATGTTGGGCGACGTGCTTGCGCGCTATCCCCATGCAGAGCTGGCGTGCGCGGTGGAGAAGGTTCCGGCGTTCGAAGCCATGGGCTTCAAGGTCCGTGGCGCGCGTGGTACCCAGGTGCTGATGAATACGCGGGACTACGGCACCGATGGCTTGATGGGTGTGCTGGACGTGGCGGCTATCTACAGCTCGCTGGAAGTGCGGCAGATTCATACCTACCTGCTGCAAAAGCACGGTAAGCGGGCGATGGTGGACGCGGAAAAGCAGCGCGACCGGCACCTGGATCAACTGACGCGCAAGGTGCAGCGGTTTGTAGACGCACGCTTGGGCTGA
- a CDS encoding CAP domain-containing protein yields MRVLSLMMGLTTLAASTVFCASAMANEESQLVQQINQYRSQVQRCGDQGSQELPPLSSDARLVLPASNAGDLQQSLARAAYPMVNVQAISLSGPKDAEAAMKAVRESFCRVVLDPQFVDIGVSNSGQDWRIVLARPLLTSGLGDWQTEGRKLLDLINAARAQPRQCGTEAFTATTPLSWNDDLAGAANSHTRNMANGNFFDHLDHDGRTPGDRAELAGYIAKNIGENIAAGLDTPRKVLDGWLASPGHCANLMNPQFRELGAAYAMDPKSDAGIYWTGLFGTQ; encoded by the coding sequence ATGCGCGTTCTGTCATTGATGATGGGTCTTACGACGCTGGCCGCCAGTACGGTGTTCTGCGCCAGCGCGATGGCGAATGAAGAAAGTCAGTTGGTACAACAGATCAACCAATACCGCAGCCAGGTGCAGCGCTGCGGCGACCAGGGTTCCCAGGAGCTGCCACCGCTGAGCAGTGATGCACGGCTGGTGCTGCCGGCCTCCAATGCCGGCGATTTGCAGCAGTCCCTGGCGCGGGCCGCGTACCCCATGGTCAACGTGCAGGCTATCAGCCTGTCCGGGCCCAAGGATGCCGAGGCCGCCATGAAAGCGGTGCGTGAAAGTTTCTGTCGCGTGGTACTCGACCCGCAGTTCGTCGATATCGGCGTCAGCAACAGCGGCCAGGACTGGCGCATCGTGCTCGCCCGCCCGCTGCTGACCAGCGGCCTGGGCGACTGGCAGACCGAAGGCCGCAAACTGCTCGACCTGATCAACGCCGCCCGCGCCCAGCCGCGCCAGTGCGGCACCGAAGCGTTCACGGCGACCACGCCGCTGTCGTGGAACGACGACCTGGCCGGCGCCGCCAACAGCCACACCCGCAACATGGCCAACGGCAACTTTTTCGACCACCTGGACCACGACGGGCGCACCCCCGGTGACCGCGCCGAGCTGGCCGGCTACATCGCCAAGAACATCGGCGAGAACATCGCCGCCGGCCTCGATACCCCACGCAAGGTACTCGACGGTTGGCTCGCCAGCCCCGGCCACTGCGCCAACCTGATGAACCCGCAATTTCGCGAGTTGGGCGCGGCCTACGCGATGGACCCCAAAAGCGATGCGGGCATTTACTGGACGGGGCTGTTCGGCACCCAATAG
- a CDS encoding GAF domain-containing protein — translation MMNWLQGSSEMAERVRRHDWSNTPLGPLEHWPDVLKTTVALCFASSFPQAIVWGPQLITLYNDAFVPILGNKPDALGRPFNEVWHEVWDDIRPIADTAFAGHATYIENFPLLIQRNEAPEQAYFTFCYSPIRDAQGRVVGLLDTVTETTATVFLARRLEVLDAIGSSVATATDAEDIMTSTTRLVAEHLQVSICAYADMEDDQDGFTIRGDWSAQGSPSIIGHYSLAAFGERAVTCLRAGEPLVVCNNLLELPPHEAATFQALGVTATICMPLIKDGRLTALMAVHDRQPRYWSSYDLALLGEVTERCWAHIERVRADAAVREGLAAYTELNATLEQRVEERTRALAQAEAALRQSQKLEAIGQLTGGVAHDFNNLLTIIRSSVDFLRQPGLSEERRQRYMGAVSDTVERASKLTSQLLAFARRQPLNPQVFDVSQRVQNIADMLESVTGARIHVQVQLPDQPCYARIDPSQFETALINIALNARDAMDGQGTLSIKVAAQQPLPRIRGDAESHLPYISIALADTGIGIPGDTFERIFEPFFTTKAVGKGTGLGLSQVFGFAKQSGGNIDVASTLGQGTVFTLYLPQVEGEAAPQQEEHEDLPAPLDVAQLHVLIVEDNLEVGRFASQILKDLGYQTTWATNAEQALTLAGKDAEAFDAIFSDVVMPGMTGVAMAKLLRQRRADLPVVLVSGYSEELADSGYEGFEFLAKPYSAEQVARALAKAMTKDQPATAT, via the coding sequence ATGATGAACTGGCTGCAAGGCAGCAGCGAAATGGCTGAGCGGGTTCGTCGGCATGATTGGTCCAATACGCCCCTGGGGCCGCTGGAACACTGGCCCGACGTGCTCAAGACAACCGTTGCGCTGTGCTTCGCCTCCAGCTTTCCCCAGGCCATAGTCTGGGGGCCGCAGCTGATTACTCTCTACAACGATGCATTCGTGCCGATCCTGGGCAACAAGCCCGACGCCCTCGGCCGCCCGTTCAACGAGGTATGGCATGAGGTCTGGGATGACATCCGTCCTATCGCCGACACCGCGTTCGCCGGGCATGCCACCTATATCGAAAATTTTCCGCTGTTGATCCAGCGTAACGAGGCACCTGAACAGGCGTATTTCACCTTTTGCTACAGCCCGATCCGCGATGCACAAGGCAGGGTGGTCGGGTTGCTCGATACGGTGACCGAAACCACCGCCACCGTGTTCCTCGCCCGGCGCCTGGAAGTATTGGACGCCATCGGCAGCAGCGTCGCCACCGCCACCGATGCCGAAGACATCATGACTTCGACCACCCGCCTGGTGGCAGAACACCTGCAGGTGTCGATTTGCGCCTACGCCGACATGGAAGACGATCAGGACGGTTTTACCATTCGCGGTGACTGGTCGGCGCAAGGTTCGCCAAGCATCATCGGCCATTACAGCCTGGCCGCGTTCGGTGAGCGCGCCGTGACCTGCCTGCGCGCCGGCGAGCCGCTGGTAGTGTGCAACAACCTGCTCGAACTGCCGCCCCATGAAGCAGCCACCTTCCAGGCACTCGGTGTCACCGCGACCATTTGCATGCCGCTGATCAAAGACGGACGCCTCACCGCCTTGATGGCCGTGCACGACAGACAGCCCCGCTACTGGTCCTCCTATGACCTGGCACTGTTGGGCGAAGTCACCGAACGCTGCTGGGCGCATATCGAACGCGTACGCGCCGATGCCGCGGTGCGTGAAGGGCTGGCGGCCTACACCGAGCTCAATGCAACCCTGGAACAGCGCGTGGAAGAACGCACCCGTGCCCTCGCCCAGGCTGAAGCCGCGCTGCGTCAGTCGCAAAAGCTCGAGGCCATCGGCCAACTCACCGGCGGCGTCGCCCACGATTTCAATAACCTGCTGACAATCATCCGCTCATCCGTGGACTTCCTGCGCCAACCGGGGCTGTCGGAAGAGCGCCGGCAACGCTACATGGGCGCGGTGTCCGATACCGTCGAGCGGGCCAGCAAGCTCACCAGCCAATTGCTCGCCTTTGCCCGTCGCCAGCCGTTGAATCCGCAGGTCTTCGATGTCAGCCAACGGGTGCAGAACATCGCCGACATGCTCGAAAGCGTCACCGGCGCACGCATTCACGTGCAGGTGCAATTGCCTGACCAGCCCTGCTATGCGCGCATCGACCCCAGCCAGTTCGAAACCGCCCTGATCAACATCGCCCTCAATGCGCGCGATGCGATGGATGGCCAGGGCACCCTGAGCATCAAGGTAGCCGCGCAGCAGCCTCTGCCGCGCATCCGCGGGGATGCCGAGTCGCACCTGCCCTACATCAGCATTGCCCTGGCCGACACCGGCATCGGGATCCCCGGCGACACCTTCGAACGTATTTTCGAGCCTTTCTTCACCACCAAGGCCGTCGGCAAGGGCACCGGGCTGGGCTTGTCCCAGGTATTTGGCTTTGCCAAGCAATCGGGCGGCAATATCGATGTGGCCAGTACCCTCGGGCAAGGCACGGTGTTCACCCTGTACCTGCCGCAAGTCGAAGGCGAAGCCGCGCCGCAGCAGGAAGAACACGAGGATCTTCCAGCACCGCTGGATGTTGCCCAATTGCATGTCCTGATCGTGGAGGACAACCTGGAGGTGGGACGCTTCGCCAGCCAGATCCTCAAGGACCTGGGTTACCAGACCACCTGGGCCACCAATGCCGAGCAAGCCCTTACGCTGGCCGGCAAAGACGCCGAGGCCTTCGACGCGATTTTCTCGGATGTGGTAATGCCAGGCATGACCGGCGTCGCCATGGCCAAGCTGCTGCGCCAGCGCCGTGCGGACCTGCCGGTGGTACTCGTGTCGGGTTACAGCGAAGAATTGGCGGACAGCGGCTATGAAGGCTTTGAGTTCCTCGCCAAGCCCTACTCCGCCGAACAGGTCGCCCGCGCATTGGCCAAGGCCATGACCAAAGATCAGCCCGCCACGGCCACCTGA
- a CDS encoding GGDEF domain-containing protein has product MAPLSAAKQATRMNSLGQDPDRVIEEQVRTDRLHQLFRQSFPAILGSYLGAVMLCWLCWDRFDHSTILIWLVLLAGSSLVRLQLFVEWFRCPDSERTPARWERRYWLTLMLSAGIWGGGALAVMPVDDRVSQVLVMLFAVGMSVSAVSCYSAYRYMSLVSMYLVLLPCTLWLLFQPSPMQVGVALAVLVFSSFVVGATRKLSDALEKAFRLTRQMERAHAISTHAAQTDELTGLMNRRAFFERAQLLHAQCRREQQPLCALMLDMDHFKSINDTYGHQVGDQVLRQIGGVISAGFRQVDVYGRLGGEEFAILLPNTSLETARRLAAQLVQAIGELKAGPVQGLSASLGLASTHAQALDLYVLMDSADQALYQAKARGRNQVAVAG; this is encoded by the coding sequence ATGGCGCCTTTGTCGGCAGCCAAGCAGGCGACGCGCATGAACAGCCTTGGGCAAGACCCGGACCGCGTTATCGAGGAGCAGGTGCGAACAGACCGTTTGCACCAGCTGTTTCGCCAATCGTTTCCGGCCATCCTTGGCAGCTACCTGGGCGCGGTCATGCTCTGCTGGCTGTGCTGGGACCGCTTCGATCACTCGACCATCCTGATATGGCTGGTGCTGCTGGCGGGCTCGTCGCTGGTGCGCCTGCAGCTGTTCGTCGAATGGTTCCGCTGCCCGGACAGCGAGCGCACGCCTGCACGCTGGGAGCGTCGTTATTGGCTGACACTGATGCTGTCGGCGGGCATCTGGGGAGGCGGCGCGCTGGCGGTGATGCCGGTCGATGACCGGGTGTCCCAGGTGCTGGTCATGCTGTTTGCCGTGGGCATGTCGGTGAGTGCGGTGTCGTGCTATTCGGCCTATCGCTACATGTCGCTGGTGTCCATGTACCTGGTGCTGTTGCCCTGTACCCTGTGGCTGCTGTTCCAGCCGTCACCGATGCAGGTGGGCGTGGCGCTGGCGGTATTGGTGTTCTCGTCCTTTGTGGTGGGTGCCACGCGCAAACTCTCCGACGCTTTGGAAAAAGCCTTTCGCCTGACGCGGCAAATGGAGCGCGCTCACGCCATTTCAACCCATGCCGCGCAGACCGATGAATTGACCGGGTTGATGAACCGTCGTGCGTTTTTCGAACGCGCCCAGCTGCTGCACGCCCAGTGCCGCCGCGAACAGCAGCCGTTGTGCGCGCTGATGCTGGACATGGATCACTTCAAAAGCATCAATGACACCTACGGCCACCAGGTCGGCGATCAGGTGTTGCGCCAGATCGGCGGCGTGATCAGCGCCGGGTTCCGTCAGGTGGATGTGTACGGTCGTCTTGGCGGCGAAGAGTTTGCGATCCTGCTGCCCAACACGTCGCTGGAGACTGCGCGCCGCCTCGCAGCGCAACTGGTCCAGGCCATCGGCGAACTGAAGGCCGGCCCGGTGCAGGGGCTGAGCGCCAGCCTGGGTCTGGCCTCGACCCATGCCCAGGCGCTGGACCTTTACGTGTTGATGGACAGCGCCGACCAGGCGCTGTATCAGGCCAAGGCGCGTGGCCGCAATCAGGTGGCCGTGGCGGGCTGA